A single genomic interval of Spinacia oleracea cultivar Varoflay chromosome 6, BTI_SOV_V1, whole genome shotgun sequence harbors:
- the LOC130463414 gene encoding uncharacterized protein isoform X1, which translates to MGSITLIVVGILVLLSLTTMPSLAQEAAPCWENIGPCLETAKAQNYTSAALQPCCPAISSAVIDETACFCLGKADILSQHAEDIFNNILSTCEITATIEAICPDDDADTPSPSPSPSPSIPDAEMGN; encoded by the exons ATGGGTTCAATAACTTTGATAGTGGTGGGAATCCTAGTATTATTGTCATTGACAACTATGCCCTCATTAGCACAAGAAGCTGCTCCTTGTTGGGAAAACATTGGACCATGTTTGGAAACTGCTAAAGCTCAAAATTATACATCGGCTGCGCTACAGCCGTGTTGTCCAGCTATATCAAGCGCTGTGATCGACGAGACGGCGTGCTTCTGTCTTGGCAAGGCTGATATACTTTCACAGCATGCTGaagatatttttaataatattttgtCAACATGCGAAATTACGGCTACTATTGAAGCAATATGCCCTG ATGATGATGCAGATACTCCTTCACCAAGCCCGAGCCCAAGCCCATCAATCCCAGATGCAGAAATGGGCAACTA g
- the LOC130463414 gene encoding uncharacterized protein isoform X2 yields MGSITLIVVGILVLLSLTTMPSLAQEAAPCWENIGPCLETAKAQNYTSAALQPCCPAISSAVIDETACFCLGKADILSQHAEDIFNNILSTCEITATIEAICPDTPSPSPSPSPSIPDAEMGN; encoded by the exons ATGGGTTCAATAACTTTGATAGTGGTGGGAATCCTAGTATTATTGTCATTGACAACTATGCCCTCATTAGCACAAGAAGCTGCTCCTTGTTGGGAAAACATTGGACCATGTTTGGAAACTGCTAAAGCTCAAAATTATACATCGGCTGCGCTACAGCCGTGTTGTCCAGCTATATCAAGCGCTGTGATCGACGAGACGGCGTGCTTCTGTCTTGGCAAGGCTGATATACTTTCACAGCATGCTGaagatatttttaataatattttgtCAACATGCGAAATTACGGCTACTATTGAAGCAATATGCCCTG ATACTCCTTCACCAAGCCCGAGCCCAAGCCCATCAATCCCAGATGCAGAAATGGGCAACTA g